The following proteins are encoded in a genomic region of Xenopus laevis strain J_2021 chromosome 3L, Xenopus_laevis_v10.1, whole genome shotgun sequence:
- the tmem60.L gene encoding uncharacterized protein LOC495041: MRMSLAQRVLLTWLFTLLFLIMLVLKLDEKAPWNWFIIFIPVWIFDTILLVMLIVKMAGRCKSGYDPRNGAQHLKKKSWYLTAMLLKLAFCLALCAKLEQSANIYLCFVFIPLWILLLGALIELGYNVFYVRRD; the protein is encoded by the coding sequence ATGAGAATGTCCCTGGCGCAGAGAGTTCTGCTCACATGGCTCTTTACACTACTCTTCTTAATCATGTTGGTGTTAAAACTGGATGAGAAGGCTCCCTGGAACTGGTTTATCATTTTTATTCCTGTATGGATATTTGACACTATACTTCTGGTCATGTTAATTGTAAAGATGGCTGGAAGATGTAAATCTGGATATGATCCAAGGAATGGAGCtcaacatttaaagaaaaagtcaTGGTATCTGACTGCTATGCTCCTAAAATTGGCATTTTGCCTTGCCCTTTGTGCCAAGCTGGAACAGTCTGCTAATATATacttatgttttgtttttataccaTTGTGGATCCTTCTGCTTGGTGCATT